In Rutidosis leptorrhynchoides isolate AG116_Rl617_1_P2 chromosome 2, CSIRO_AGI_Rlap_v1, whole genome shotgun sequence, one genomic interval encodes:
- the LOC139890472 gene encoding secreted RxLR effector protein 161-like gives MKKDLGKELKDVNKFWQLVGSLIYLTITRLKIAYSVGIISQFMKYLTNVHLKATKRILHYVKGSMSQGLWYKKSDDFLLNGFVDADWMGNANDRHSTLNYCFNMGYAINSRCSKKQYVVALSSTEVEYVDAIMTAQECTWLRRLIGDILQEADYVVKLKCDNESGIKLA, from the coding sequence ATGAAGAAAGATCTAGGAAAGGAGCTGAAAGATGTGAATAAGTTTTGGCAACTGGTTGGGAGTTTGATCTATCTAACCATCACaaggctgaaaattgcttactCGGTTGGCATTATTTCTCAGTTTATGAAATATCTAACTAATGTTCATCTTAAAGCGACTAAGAGGATCCTTCATTATGTGAAAGGATCAATGAGTCAGGGTTTGTGGTACAAGAAGAGTGATGATTTCTTATTGAATGGTTTCGTGGATGCTGATTGGATGGGAAATGCAAATGATCGTCATTCAACTCTAAATTATTGTTTCAACATGGGTTATGCGATTAATTCACGGTGTAGTAAAAAGCAATATGTAGTTGCTCTATCAAGCACGGAAGTGGAATATGTAGATGCAATTATGACGGCTCAAGAATGTACTTGGTTAAGAAGATTGATTGGTGATATACTTCAAGAAGCGGATTATGTTGTCAAGTTGAAATGTGACAACGAAAGTGGAATCAAGCTTGCTTGA
- the LOC139894211 gene encoding oligouridylate-binding protein 1C-like isoform X1: protein MQHQRLKQQQEQEQQALMQHALIQQQSLYHPGLLVPPQIEPIPSGNLPPGFDPNTCRSVYVGNIHTQVTEPLVQEVFASTGPIEGCKLIRKDKSSYGFIHYFDSRSAALAILSLNGRHLFGQPIKVNWAYASGQREDTSGHCNIFVGDLSSEVTDALLFACFSSFGSCSDARVMWDQKTGRSRGFGFVSFRDQQDAQSAINELTGKWLGSRQIRCNWATKGVGTSSDEKQGSDSKNVVELTNGYSEDSREVANTDAPENNPQYTTVFVGNLAPEVTQLELHRHFYSLGAGLIEEVRLQRDKGFGFVRYNNHAEAALAIQMGNTQSFLYGKQIKC from the exons atGCAACATCAGAGGCtgaaacaacaacaagaacaagaaCAACAAGCATTAATGCAGCATGCTCTCATTCAACAACAATCGCTTTATCATCCCGGCCTCTTAGTTCCTCCCCAG ATTGAGCCAATCCCAAGTGGAAATCTACCTCCTGGGTTTGATCCAAATACATGCCGCAGTGT GTATGTGGGTAACATTCATACACAAGTGACTGAACCACTTGTTCAAGAGGTTTTTGCAAGTACTGGTCCTATTGAAGGATGCAAACTCATAAGAAAAGATAAG TCATCTTATGGATTCATTCACTACTTCGATTCCAGATCAGCTGCACTTGCTATTTTGTCTCTAAATGGAAGGCATTT GTTTGGACAACCTATTAAAGTTAATTGGGCATATGCCAGTGGGCAGAGGGAGGACACATCAG GTCACTGCAACATATTCGTTGGTGACCTTAGCTCTGAGGTTACAGATGCTCTGTTGTTTGCATGCTTCTCCTCCTTTGGTAGTTGTTC GGATGCGAGGGTTATGTGGGATCAAAAAACAGGCCGTTCACGAGGTTTTGGCTTTGTTTCTTTTCGGGACCAACAG GATGCTCAAAGTGCAATTAATGAATTAACTG GGAAGTGGCTTGGCAGTAGGCAGATACGCTGCAACTGGGCCACAAAAGGTGTAGGTACTAGTAGTGATGAAAAGCAGGGTTCAGACTCCAAAAATGTAGTCGAGCTGACTAATGGATATTCAG AGGATAGTAGAGAGGTTGCTAATACTGATGCACCTGAGAATAATCCACAGTATACGACTGTTTTTGTTGGTAATCTTGCCCCAGAA GTTACCCAGCTTGAGCTTCATCGTCACTTTTATTCCCTTGGTGCCGGATTAATCGAGGAAGTCCGACTGCAGCGTGATAAAGGATTTGGTTTTGTGAGATACAATAATCATGCCGAAGCGGCCCTTGCCATTCAAATGGGTAACACCCAATCGTTTCTCTATGGTAAACAAATTAAG TGCTAG
- the LOC139894211 gene encoding oligouridylate-binding protein 1C-like isoform X2: protein MQHQRLKQQQEQEQQALMQHALIQQQSLYHPGLLVPPQIEPIPSGNLPPGFDPNTCRSVYVGNIHTQVTEPLVQEVFASTGPIEGCKLIRKDKSSYGFIHYFDSRSAALAILSLNGRHLFGQPIKVNWAYASGQREDTSGHCNIFVGDLSSEVTDALLFACFSSFGSCSDARVMWDQKTGRSRGFGFVSFRDQQDAQSAINELTGKWLGSRQIRCNWATKGVGTSSDEKQGSDSKNVVELTNGYSEDSREVANTDAPENNPQYTTVFVGNLAPEVTQLELHRHFYSLGAGLIEEVRLQRDKGFGFVRYNNHAEAALAIQMGNTQSFLYVLVG, encoded by the exons atGCAACATCAGAGGCtgaaacaacaacaagaacaagaaCAACAAGCATTAATGCAGCATGCTCTCATTCAACAACAATCGCTTTATCATCCCGGCCTCTTAGTTCCTCCCCAG ATTGAGCCAATCCCAAGTGGAAATCTACCTCCTGGGTTTGATCCAAATACATGCCGCAGTGT GTATGTGGGTAACATTCATACACAAGTGACTGAACCACTTGTTCAAGAGGTTTTTGCAAGTACTGGTCCTATTGAAGGATGCAAACTCATAAGAAAAGATAAG TCATCTTATGGATTCATTCACTACTTCGATTCCAGATCAGCTGCACTTGCTATTTTGTCTCTAAATGGAAGGCATTT GTTTGGACAACCTATTAAAGTTAATTGGGCATATGCCAGTGGGCAGAGGGAGGACACATCAG GTCACTGCAACATATTCGTTGGTGACCTTAGCTCTGAGGTTACAGATGCTCTGTTGTTTGCATGCTTCTCCTCCTTTGGTAGTTGTTC GGATGCGAGGGTTATGTGGGATCAAAAAACAGGCCGTTCACGAGGTTTTGGCTTTGTTTCTTTTCGGGACCAACAG GATGCTCAAAGTGCAATTAATGAATTAACTG GGAAGTGGCTTGGCAGTAGGCAGATACGCTGCAACTGGGCCACAAAAGGTGTAGGTACTAGTAGTGATGAAAAGCAGGGTTCAGACTCCAAAAATGTAGTCGAGCTGACTAATGGATATTCAG AGGATAGTAGAGAGGTTGCTAATACTGATGCACCTGAGAATAATCCACAGTATACGACTGTTTTTGTTGGTAATCTTGCCCCAGAA GTTACCCAGCTTGAGCTTCATCGTCACTTTTATTCCCTTGGTGCCGGATTAATCGAGGAAGTCCGACTGCAGCGTGATAAAGGATTTGGTTTTGTGAGATACAATAATCATGCCGAAGCGGCCCTTGCCATTCAAATGGGTAACACCCAATCGTTTCTCTATG TGCTAGTGGGGTAG
- the LOC139894211 gene encoding oligouridylate-binding protein 1C-like isoform X3 produces the protein MQHQRLKQQQEQEQQALMQHALIQQQSLYHPGLLVPPQIEPIPSGNLPPGFDPNTCRSVYVGNIHTQVTEPLVQEVFASTGPIEGCKLIRKDKSSYGFIHYFDSRSAALAILSLNGRHLFGQPIKVNWAYASGQREDTSGHCNIFVGDLSSEVTDALLFACFSSFGSCSDARVMWDQKTGRSRGFGFVSFRDQQDAQSAINELTGKWLGSRQIRCNWATKGVGTSSDEKQGSDSKNVVELTNGYSEDSREVANTDAPENNPQYTTVFVGNLAPEVRNCYPA, from the exons atGCAACATCAGAGGCtgaaacaacaacaagaacaagaaCAACAAGCATTAATGCAGCATGCTCTCATTCAACAACAATCGCTTTATCATCCCGGCCTCTTAGTTCCTCCCCAG ATTGAGCCAATCCCAAGTGGAAATCTACCTCCTGGGTTTGATCCAAATACATGCCGCAGTGT GTATGTGGGTAACATTCATACACAAGTGACTGAACCACTTGTTCAAGAGGTTTTTGCAAGTACTGGTCCTATTGAAGGATGCAAACTCATAAGAAAAGATAAG TCATCTTATGGATTCATTCACTACTTCGATTCCAGATCAGCTGCACTTGCTATTTTGTCTCTAAATGGAAGGCATTT GTTTGGACAACCTATTAAAGTTAATTGGGCATATGCCAGTGGGCAGAGGGAGGACACATCAG GTCACTGCAACATATTCGTTGGTGACCTTAGCTCTGAGGTTACAGATGCTCTGTTGTTTGCATGCTTCTCCTCCTTTGGTAGTTGTTC GGATGCGAGGGTTATGTGGGATCAAAAAACAGGCCGTTCACGAGGTTTTGGCTTTGTTTCTTTTCGGGACCAACAG GATGCTCAAAGTGCAATTAATGAATTAACTG GGAAGTGGCTTGGCAGTAGGCAGATACGCTGCAACTGGGCCACAAAAGGTGTAGGTACTAGTAGTGATGAAAAGCAGGGTTCAGACTCCAAAAATGTAGTCGAGCTGACTAATGGATATTCAG AGGATAGTAGAGAGGTTGCTAATACTGATGCACCTGAGAATAATCCACAGTATACGACTGTTTTTGTTGGTAATCTTGCCCCAGAAGTAAGAAATT GTTACCCAGCTTGA
- the LOC139894701 gene encoding DNA-directed RNA polymerase II subunit RPB1-like has product MDIRFPYSPAEVSKVRLVQFGILSPDEIRQMSVVHIEHGETTERGKPKVAGLSDPRLGTIDRKLKCETCMANMAECPGHFGHLELAKPMFHIGFMKTVLSIMRCVCFNCSKILADEEDHKFKLAQKIRNPKNRLKKILDACKSKTKCDGGDEIDSQNQDGDEPVKRSRGGCGAQQPKITIVGMNMVAEYKLQKKKSDDSEQLPEPAERKQQLSAERVLSVLKRVSDEDCWLLGLNPKYARPDWMILQVLPIPPPPVRPSVMMDTSARSEDDLTHQLAMIIRHNENLRRQERNGAPAHIISEFAQLLQFHVATYFDNELPGQPRATQRSGRPIKSICSRLKAKEGRIRGNLMGKRVDFSARTVITPDPTINIDQLGVPWSIALNLTYPETVTPYNIERLKELVEYGPHPPPGKTGAKYIIREDGQRLDLRYLKKSSDHHLEFGYKVERHLNDGDFVLFNRQPSLHKMSIMGHRIKIMPYSTFRLNLSVTSPYNADFDGDEMNMHVPQSFETRAEVLELMMVPKCIVSPQANRPVMGIVQDTLLGCRKVTKRDTFIEKDVFMNILMWWEDFDGKVPTPTILKPRPLWTGKQVFNLIIPKQINLIRTAAWHSETETGHLTPGDTQVRIEKGEVITGTLCKKTLGASTGSLIHVIWEEVGPDAARKFLGHTQWLVNYWLLQQGFSIGIGDTIADASTMETINETISKAKNEVKELIRAAQDKQLEAEPGRTMMESFENRVNQVLNKARDDAGSSAQKSLSESNNLKAMVTAGSKGSFINISQMTACVGQQNVEGKRIPYGFIDRTLPHFTKDDYGPESRGFVENSYLRGLTPQEFFFHAMGGREGLIDTAVKTSETGYIQRRLVKAMEDIMVKYDGTVRNSLGDVIQFLYGEDGMDAVWIESQKLDSLKIKKREFDRLFRYEIDDENWNPSYMLPEHVEDLKTIREFRNVFDAEVQKLEADRVQLGTEIATTGDNSWPMPVNLKRLIWNAQKTFKVDLRRPSDMHPMEIVEAVDKLQERLRVVPGDDLLSIEAQKNATLFFNILLRSTFASKRVLNEYRLTREAFEWVIGEIESRFLQSLVAPGEMIGCVAAQSIGEPATQMTLNTFHYAGVSAKNVTLGVPRLREIINVAKKIKTPSLSVYLKPDVSKTKDRAKNVQCALEYTTLRSVTQATEVWYDPDPMSTLIEEDVDFVRSYYEMPDEEIDPDKISPWLLRIELNREMMVDKKLSMADIAEKINLEFDDDLTCIFNDDNAEKLILRIRIMNDEAPKGELQDESAEDDVFLKKIESNMLTEMALRGIPDINKVFIKSGKVNKFDENEGFKPEVEWMLDTEGVNLLAVMTHEDVDALRTTSNHLIEVIEVLGIEAVRRSLLDELRVVISFDGSYVNYRHLAILCDTMTYRGHLMAITRHGINRNDTGPMMRCSFEETVDILLDAAVYAETDHLRGVTENIMLGQLAPIGTGDCSLLLNEQMLQQAIDVQLPSYMDGLDIGMTPGRSPVTPFHDGAMSPTNYLLSPNLRLSPINDAQFSPYVGGMGFSPTSSPGYSPSSPGYSPSSPGYSPTSPGYSPTSPGYSPTSPGYSPTSPTYSPSSPGYSPTSPTYSPTSPSYSPTSPSYSPTSPSYSPTSPSYSPTSPSYSPTSPAYSPTSPAYSPTSPAYSPTSPSYSPTSPSYSPTSPSYSPTSPSYSPTSPSYSPTSPSYSPTSPAYSPTSPGYSPTSPSYSPTSPSYSPTSPSYNPSSAKYSPSLAYSPSSPRPSSPYSPTSPNYSPTSPSYSPTSPSYSPSSPTYSPSSPYSSGVGADYSPSSPQYSPSAGYSPSAPGYSPSSTSQYTPQMSKKDDNGSRP; this is encoded by the exons atgGATATACGGTTTCCGTACTCTCCGGCTGAAGTTTCAAAAGTCCGTCTGGTTCAGTTTGGTATCCTCAGTCCCGATGAAATT AGGCAAATGTCAGTGGTGCATATAGAGCACGGTGAAACAACAGAAAGGGGAAAACCAAAAGTAGCAGGACTTAGTGATCCCAGGCTTGGTACGATCGATAGGAAGCTCAAATGTGAGACTTGTATGGCTAATATGGCTGAGTGCCCTGGTCATTTTGGACATCTTGAGCTTGCTAAACCTATGTTTCATATCGGATTTATGAAGACCGTACTTAGTATTATGCGTTGTGTTTGCTTTAATTGCTCAAAGATTCTTGCTGATGAG GAAGATCACAAGTTCAAGCTAGCTCAGAAAATAAGAAACCCAAAAAATAGGCTTAAAAAAATTTTAGATGCATGCAAGAGCAAAACTAAATGTGATGGTGGTGACGAGATTGATTCCCAAAACCAAGATGGTGATGAGCCAGTTAAAAGGAGCCGAGGGGGTTGTGGGGCCCAGCAGCCAAAGATTACTATTGTAGGTATGAATATGGTTGCAGAATACAAGCTTCAGAAGAAGAAAAGTGATGACTCAGAGCAGCTTCCCGAGCCAGCTGAAAGAAAACAGCAGCTCTCTGCAGAAAGA GTTCTGAGTGTATTAAAAAGGGTAAGTGATGAAGATTGCTGGTTGTTGGGCTTGAATCCCAAATATGCCCGTCCAGATTGGATGATCCTGCAGGTCCTTCCAATACCACCACCTCCCGTCAGACCATCTGTCATGATGGATACTTCAGCTAGGAGTGAG GACGACTTAACCCATCAGCTGGCCATGATAATTAGGCACAACGAGAATCTGAGGAGGCAAGAAAGGAATGGAGCACCTGCTCATATTATCTCTGAATTCGCTCAGCTACTGCAATTTCACGTTGCTACTTATTTCGACAACGAGCTTCCGGGTCAGCCAAGG GCTACACAGCGTTCTGGTCGACCTATCAAGTCCATTTGCAGTAGGCTTAAGGCAAAGGAGGGTCGGATTAGGGGCAACCTGATGGGAAAACGTGTTGACTTTTCAGCACGTACAGTCATCACTCCAGATCCGACTATTAACATAGATCAACTGGGGGTACCTTGGAGTATTGCTCTGAATCTTACTTATCCTGAAACGGTCACTCCTTATAACATAGAAAG GCTGAAGGAGCTTGTTGAGTATGGACCCCATCCTCCCCCTGGTAAAACTGGAGCCAAGTATATTATCAGGGAAGATGGTCAAAGGCTTGATCTTCGTTACTTGAAGAAAAGCAGTGATCATCATCTGGAGTTTGGGTACAAG GTGGAGCGACACTTGAATGATGGAGATTTTGTGCTGTTTAATCGACAACCGAGTCTGCATAAGATGTCCATAATGGGGCATAGGATCAAAATCATGCCGTACTCCACCTTTCGCTTAAATCTATCAGTGACGTCACCATACAATGCTGATTTTGACGGAGATGAAATGAACATGCACGTACCTCAGTCATTTGAAACAAGAGCAGAGGTTCTTGAGTTAATGATGGTGCCTAAATGCATTGTCTCTCCTCAAGCAAATCGGCCTGTGATGGGTATTGTCCAAGATACACTCTTAGGTTGCCGTAAAGTCACTAAGAGAGATACATTCATTGAGAAG GATGTTTTCATGAACATATTGATGTGGTGGGAAGATTTTGATGGAAAAGTTCCAACACCTACCATATTGAAACCAAGACCTCTGTGGACGGGGAAACAAGTGTTCAATCTGATTATCCCAAAGCAGATAAATCTCATCAGGACAGCAGCCTGGCATTCAGAAACCGAAACTGGACATCTAACCCCAGGTGACACTCAAGTTCGCATAGAGAAGGGAGAGGTTATCACTGGCACTCTTTGTAAGAAAACGCTCGGTGCATCCACTGGAAGTCTTATACACGTCATTTG ggaGGAGGTTGGACCAGATGCTGCTCGTAAGTTTCTTGGACATACCCAGTGGCTTGTTAACTACTGGCTTTTGCAACAAGGGTTCAGCATTGGGATTGGGGACACGATTGCCGATGCATCCACTATGGAAACCATCAATGAAACTATTTCCAAAGCCAAGAATGAGGTCAAAGAACTTATCAGGGCTGCTCAAGATAAACAGTTGGAGGCAGAGCCTGGTCGAACAATGATGGAGTCATTTGAAAATAGAGTCAATCAG GTGTTGAACAAGGCTCGTGATGATGCAGGAAGTAGCGCCCAAAAAAGTTTATCAGAAAGCAACAATCTCAAGGCCATGGTGACAGCAGGTTCAAAAGGAAGTTTCATCAATATATCACAAATGACTGCTTGTGTGGGACAGCAGAATGTTGAGGGTAAGCGAATTCCGTATGGTTTCATAGACCGTACTCTTCCTCATTTCACAAAAGACGATTACGGTCCGGAAAGTCGTGGGTTTGTAGAGAACTCTTATCTTCGAGGGTTAACACCACAAGAATTCTTTTTTCATGCCATGGGTGGTAGAGAAGGTCTGATCGACACTGCAGTCAAAACATCTGAAACTGGTTATATTCAAAGGCGGTTAGTTAAAGCCATGGAAGATATTATGGTCAAGTATGATGGTACTGTCAGGAACTCTCTGGGAGATGTTATCCAGTTTCTATATGGGGAAGATGGTATGGATGCAGTTTGGATAGAAAGTCAGAAACTTGATTCATTAAAGATCAAAAAAAGGGAATTTGACCGGCTTTTCAGATATGAGATTGATGATGAAAACTGGAATCCAAGTTACATGCTTCCAGAACATGTCGAAGATTTAAAGACTATTAGAGAATTCCGCAATGTGTTTGATGCTGAAGTTCAAAAACTCGAAGCTGATAGAGTCCAACTTGGAACCGAGATTGCTACTACTGGTGATAATTCATGGCCAATGCCCGTGAATCTTAAACGACTTATATGGAACGCACAGAAGACTTTTAAGGTTGATTTGAGGCGCCCTTCAGATATGCACCCAATGGAAATTGTGGAAGCTGTTGATAAGCTTCAAGAACGCTTGCGGGTTGTTCCCGGTGACGATTTGTTGAGTATTGAAGCTCAAAAGAATGCAACTCTGTTCTTTAACATTCTTCTGCGCAGCACGTTTGCTAGCAAACGAGTGTTGAACGAGTATCGACTTACGCGTGAGGCGTTTGAGTGGGTTATCGGTGAGATAGAGTCAAGGTTTCTACAGTCACTTGTTGCACCTGGAGAAATGATTGGGTGTGTTGCAGCGCAGTCGATTGGTGAGCCAGCCACACAAATGACTCTAAACACTTTCCATTATGCTGGTGTGAGTGCCAAGAATGTGACTCTCGGTGTTCCCCGATTGAGAGAGATTATTAATGTTGCTAAAAAGATCAAAACCCCTTCGTTGTCTGTGTATTTGAAGCCTGATGTGAGTAAGACAAAGGATCGGGCCAAGAATGTTCAGTGTGCGTTGGAATACACGACACTTCGCAGTGTGACTCAAGCTACTGAAGTATGGTATGACCCGGATCCTATGAGTACCCTTATCGAAGAAGATGTTGACTTTGTCAGGTCGTACTATGAAATGCCGGATGAAGAGATTGACCCTGATAAAATATCTCCATGGCTACTCCGTATCGAGTTAAATCGTGAAATGATGGTTGATAAAAAGTTGAGCATGGCTGATATTGCTGAGAAGATTAATCTCGAGTTTGATGATGATTTGACTTGTATATTCAATGATGACAATGCTGAGAAGTTGATTCTACGGATACGTATCATGAATGATGAGGCTCCGAAAGGCGAGTTGCAAGATGAATCGGCTGAAGATGATGTGTTCCTCAAGAAAATTGAGAGTAACATGCTAACAGAAATGGCTCTTCGCGGGATTCCAGATATTAACAAGGTGTTCATAAAATCGGGAAAGGTTAACAAGTTTGACGAGAATGAAGGATTTAAACCGGAAGTGGAATGGATGCTTGATACTGAAGGTGTGAATCTACTGGCTGTTATGACTCATGAGGATGTTGATGCCTTACGAACGACTAGTAATCATTTGATTGAAGTAATTGAAGTTCTAGGGATTGAAGCGGTTCGAAGGTCGTTATTGGACGAGCTTCGTGTCGTCATCTCTTTTGATGGTTCCTACGTCAACTATCGGCATTTGGCTATATTATGTGATACTATGACTTATCGTGGTCATCTTATGGCTATCACACGTCACGGGATCAATAGGAATGATACCGGACCCATGATGCGATGCTCATTTGAAGAAACGGTTGATATCCTCCTTGATGCAGCTGTGTATGCAGAAACCGACCACCTTCGGGGAGTTACGGAAAATATAATGTTGGGCCAGCTTGCTCCTATAGGGACAGGAGACTGTTCTTTGTTGTTAAATGAGCAGATGCTACAACAAGCTATTGATGTTCAGCTCCCCAGTTATATGGACGGTCTTGATATCGGAATGACACCTGGCAGATCACCAGTTACTCCTTTCCATGATGGTGCAATGTCTCCTACCAATTATCTTCTGAGCCCTAATTTACGACTGTCGCCGATTAATGATGCACAATTTTCACCTTATGTTGGTGGGATGGGCTTTTCTCCCACATCATCACCCGGGTACAGTCCGTCATCTCCAGGTTACAGCCCATCATCTCCCGGTTATAGCCCAACGTCACCTGGCTACAGCCCTACCTCACCTGGTTATAGCCCAACCTCACCTGGCTATAGTCCTACTTCACCAACATACAGTCCAAGTTCTCCGGGTTATAGTCCAACTAGTCCTACATACTCCCCCACCTCACCCAGCTATTCTCCCACCTCACCTAGTTACTCGCCTACCTCCCCCAGCTACTCCCCAACCTCACCCAGTTACTCACCGACATCACCATCCTACAGCCCGACATCTCCTGCTTATAGCCCGACATCACCAGCATACAGCCCGACATCGCCAGCATACAGCCCGACCTCTCCATCGTACAGCCCGACCTCCCCATCTTACAGCCCGACCTCGCCATCTTATAGTCCCACCTCCCCATCCTACAGCCCCACCTCTCCGTCATATAGCCCTACGTCCCCGTCTTACAGCCCAACATCACCTGCCTACAGTCCTACTTCCCCTGGATATAGTCCTACTTCTCCAAGTTATAGCCCTACTTCACCGAGCTACAGTCCAACCTCACCAAGTTACAACCCATCATCGGCCAAGTACAGTCCATCTCTGGCTTATTCACCTAGCAGTCCCAGGCCTTCAAGTCCGTATAGCCCTACATCTCCCAATTACAG TCCCACTTCGCCTTCGTATtctccaacttctccatcttactcACCTTCAAGCCCTACATACAGTCCTAGCAG TCCTTACAGCTCTGGTGTTGGTGCTGACTACAGCCCAAGCTCACCGCAATACAG TCCTAGTGCTGGGTACTCGCCAAGTGCACCTGGATATTCACCATCATCAACTAGCCAATATACTCCTCAAATGAGCAAAAAGGACGACAATGGGTCAAGGCCTTAG